From the Fulvia fulva chromosome 2, complete sequence genome, one window contains:
- a CDS encoding Signal recognition particle sec65 subunit, with the protein MSNPRIEEVSDDEEIEVADDPDEMDLDAFDFARPQGKSLGQQASAEASASPSVPADMMEALLKGRPQQAGTGSTHAPQIARMNDAERQRYQREQQEKSKSYQCIYPAYFDATRSREQGRRVQKSDAVENPLAREIVEALANIGKDLNVALQIVLEPTKTHPKDWANPGRVKVLVKKDGRAVSAKIQNKHHLYKLISTHLKANPTTAETPMRLQIQGMPMPKDNKITPPAIPRGSKIGTILPLHSPALSGGGVSENFLKDMMAEMGGQLPPGMAGMAGAGGASTDSSQKKVKDKKKK; encoded by the exons ATGTCCAACCCACGAATAGAAGAAGTCTCCGACGATGAGGAGATCGAAGTCGCGGACGACCCAGATGAGATGGATCTCGACGCCTTCGACTTCGCTCGCCCCCAAGGGAAGTCCCTCGGCCAACAAGCCTCTGCCGAAGCCAGCGCATCCCCCTCAGTCCCTGCCGACATGATGGAAGCACTACTGAAAGGCCGTCCGCAACAAGCAGGCACAGGCAGTACCCACGCGCCTCAGATAGCCCGCATGAATGATGCCGAGCGACAGCGCTACCAACGTGAGCAACAGGAGAAGAGCAAGAGCTACCAGTGCATTTACCCGGCGTACTTTGATGCCACGAGGAGTCGGGAGCAGGGGAGGAGAGTGCAGAAGAGTGATGCGGTGGAGAACCCACTGGCGAGGGAGATTGTGGAGGCGCTTGCGAATATTGGAAAGGACTTGAACGTGGCGCTGCAGATAGTATTGGAGCCTACGAAGACGCATCCCAAGGATTGGGCGAATCCGGGGAGGGTCAAGGTCCTGGTCAAGAAGGATGGGAGGGCGGTTAGTGCGAAGATCCAGAACA AGCACCACCTATACAAGCTGATCTCCACACACCTCAAAGCCAATCCCACGACTGCGGAGACGCCTATGCGCCTTCAAATCCAAGGTATGCCGATGCCGAAAGACAACAAGATCACACCTCCTGCGATCCCACGCGGGTCGAAGATTGGCACAATCCTACCTCTTCATTCGCCGGCCCTTTCTGGTGGTGGCGTGTCAGAAAACTTCCTAAAAGAC ATGATGGCCGAGATGGGCGGCCAGCTACCGCCCGGCATGGCAGGTATGGCCGGTGCAGGTGGTGCAAGTACCGACAGCAGTCAAAAAAAAGTCAAAGACAAGAAGAAGAAATGA
- a CDS encoding Aminotransferase has product MHLLPSHTDMSPSVLLVNDGNIVDDSGKHGTDADSDSSSALLHRSLHHDPLHVVGAEGNYLHLSNGERILDASGGAAVACIGHGNVRVQEALIEQMSEVSYCHSLFYATTAPEDLAKILIESTDGEMARVFVASSGSEAMEAALKLARQYHLEKPHPEPERSHFISRQQSYHGTTLGALAAGGHVARRAIFEPILSINTSRVSPCYAYRGLSSVVDTEGSYIRRLEAELEAEFLAIGPKKVAAFIAEPVVGAALGCVPPSPGYFAAVRRVCDKYGALLILDEVMSGAGRTGPAPSERHPRPLHAWQDPLIGITPDIMTMGKGLGGGYMPVAAMLANRRVVNTLEQGTGCFSHGQTYQGHPLACKAALEVQRIIRDDDLVTNVRIQGALLGRLLHEKLSHHAAVGDIRGKGLFWGIEFVQNKITKEPFDPSQGIAMAIHELGMQHPHNISLYPGTGSVDGRRGDHILIAPAYNITADEIRQIVDTVAAVVRQYFLQNHKGWLAMHSADGQLGLAEKVKAFQFGR; this is encoded by the exons ATGCATTTACTCCCTTCTCACACCGATATGTCACCTTCCGTGTTGCTAGTCAACGATGGCAACATCGTCGATGACAGTGGCAAGCATGGCACCGACGCCGACAGCGACAGCAGTTCTGCACTGCTTCATCGCTCATTGCACCACGACCCACTTCACGTAGTAGGGGCAGAAGGCAACTATCTCCATCTGAGTAACGGTGAACGGATTCTGGACGCCAGTGGAGGCGCCGCAGTAGCATGCATTGGCCATGGCAATGTCAG GGTTCAAGAAGCTCTGATCGAGCAGATGAGCGAGGTCTCATACTGCCACTCCCTCTTCTACGCAACCACTGCTCCCGAAGACCTCGCCAAGATCCTCATCGAGAGCACCGATGGCGAGATGGCACGCGTCTTCGTCGCCAGCAGTGGCAGTGAGGCAATGGAAGCCGCACTCAAGCTCGCTCGTCAATATCACTTGGAGAAGCCACATCCTGAGCCGGAACGATCCCACTTCATCTCGCGACAGCAAAGCTACCACGGGACCACACTTGGAGCGCTAGCCGCAGGGGGTCATGTGGCTCGTCGGGCCATTTTTGAACCTATCCTGAGCATCAACACGAGCAGGGTCAGTCCCTGTTATGCTTACAGGGGCCTCTCGAGCGTTGTCGACACTGAAGGCTCCTACATACGAAGACtggaagccgaactcgaggCTGAGTTCCTGGCTATCGGACCAAAGAAAGTGGCCGCTTTCATTGCTGAGCCGGTTGTTGGAGCTGCTCTAG GTTGCGTACCGCCGTCTCCTGGTTACTTTGCTGCCGTGAGACGAGTCTGCGATAAGTACGGCGCGCTCCTCATCCTCGATGAAGTCATGTCGGGAGCCGGCCGCACTGGCCCAGCGCCGTCAGAACGACACCCTCGACCTCTACACGCGTGGCAAGATCCACTGATTGGTATCACGCCTGACATCATGACTATGGGCAAAGGACTAGGCGGCGGCTACATGCCAGTCGCAGCAATGCTCGCCAACAGACGGGTGGTAAACACTCTCGAGCAAGGCACTGGCTGCTTCAGCCACGGTCAGACCTACCAGGGTCACCCACTGGCCTGCAAGGCAGCCCTCGAGGTTCAGCGAATCATTAGAGACGACGACCTCGTCACCAATGTCCGCATACAAGGCGCTCTTCTTGGCCGTCTTCTGCACGAAAAGCTCTCGCACCACGCAGCGGTCGGCGACATTCGCGGCAAAGGCCTCTTCTGGGGCATTGAGTTCGTGCAAAACAAGATCACCAAAGAGCCCTTCGACCCGTCTCAAGGCATCGCCATGGCCATTCACGAACTCGGCATGCAGCACCCACACAACATCAGTCTCTACCCAGGTACCGGCAGCGTTGACGGCCGACGCGGCGATCACATCCTCATCGCCCCGGCATACAACATCACAGCCGACGAAATTCGCCAGATCGTCGACACAGTCGCAGCAGTAGTGCGCCAATACTTTCTGCAGAACCACAAGGGCTGGCTAGCCATGCATAGTGCGGACGGGCAACTCGGACTTGCTGAGAAAGTCAAAGCTTTCCAATTTGGTCGGTGA
- a CDS encoding Carnosine N-methyltransferase, with product MANEQDLNPLSDPEEQAVLHAALNSYRQYRQAAHYNITHLRRQSFYSLPSAQIDLLSSPPFSLPNTFNAVDEAIDANADIAEAILQAGFPAFGLDASDEDWKGQASPADLDKARSTIRQLYRDWSTEGLPERHAAFASILKALETHLPASEPDQRSRYPVLVPGAGLGRLVFDICCAGYTVEGNEISYHQILASNYILNFTKKASQHSLYPWALSFSNHIIRANQLQAVGIPDVHPGATLEAAALEIQSETPSAERMSMTAGDFCVLYRQPEYQDRFAAVTTCFFIDTAPNVIRYIEAIKFCLQPGGVWINLGPLLWHFESAPTPAERDRLRGRTNLHNTDRDDGIGEPGSFELSNDEVFALVEKYGFKMIEHKDAPPTGYIQDPKAMLQNVYRPVFWVARKIAEQT from the exons ATGGCGAATGAGCAAGACTTAAACCCCCTGTCAGATCCAGAGGAGCAAGCTGTGCTTCATGCAGCACTGAACTCGTACCG TCAGTATCGCCAAGCAGCGCACTACAACATCACACATCTCCGTCGCCAGTCTTTCTACTCTTTACCATCTGCACAGATAGATCTTCTGTCCTCCCCGCCTTTCTCGCTGCCGAACACTTTCAATGCGGTTGATGAGGCTATTGATGCCAATGCAGACATAGCGGAAGCTATCCTGCAAGCTGGCTTTCCGGCATTCGGGCTTGATGCGAGCGACGAGGACTGGAAAGGTCAAGCATCGCCGGCAGACCTCGATAAAGCAAGATCTACCATTCGCCAGCTGTATCGCGACTGGTCTACAGAAGGCCTCCCAGAACGACATGCGGCATTTGCCTCCATACTGAAGGCTCTTGAGACTCACCTGCCGGCCTCGGAGCCTGATCAACGCTCGCGATACCCAGTGCTTGTTCCTGGCGCGGGTCTGGGTCGCCTGGTCTTCGACATATGCTGTGCAGGTTACACTGTCGAAGGGAATGAGATATCCTATCATCAGATCCTAGCTTCAAACTACATCCTCAACTTCACGAAGAAGGCCAGCCAACACAGCTTGTACCCGTGGGCATTAAGCTTCAGCAACCACATCATTCGCGCTAACCAGCTGCAAGCTGTCGGCATTCCTGATGTGCATCCCGGAGCAACTCTCGAAGCTGCCGCACTGGAGATCCAGTCCGAGACACCATCAGCTGAGCGAATGTCAATGACAGCTGGCGActtttgcgtcctctatcGGCAACCGGAGTATCAAGACCGCTTTGCTGCAGTGACCACATGCTTCTTCATCGACACTGCGCCCAACGTGATCAGGTACATCGAGGCGATCAAGTTTTGCCTGCAGCCTGGTGGTGTCTGGATCAACCTCGGACCACTTCTGTGGCATTTCGAGTCAGCTCCAACTCCAGCTGAGCGAGACAGACTACGTGGTCGAACAAACTTGCACAACACTGATCGGGACGATGGTATTGGAGAACCAGGATCATTCGAGTTGTCGAACGATGAGGTCTTCGCGTTGGTCGAGAAGTACGGTTTCAAGATGATTGAGCACAAGGATGCACCTCCCACAGGGTACATTCAAGATCCAAAGGCCATGCTGCAGAACGTGTATCGCCCTGTGTTCTGGGTAGCGCGGAAAATCGCAGAGCAAACGTGA
- a CDS encoding Ceramide very long chain fatty acid hydroxylase SCS7: MPGRTLPTLPSAEVAAHNTSKSCYVTVGTKVYDITPFLEDHPGGGDLIVEYGGKDVKEIMQDEVSHAHSESAWEILDDHLIGFVATDKVLEAVKEGNDPFAVLLMEPTSKGMKDLEQAGNGAAAEVKARDQVVANGEGEHKPVFESTGMSSEEDLNKETDPSSDYKKHKFLDLNKPLLMQVFLGNFSKKFYLEQVHRPRHYKGGDSAPLFGNFLEPLSKTPWWIVPTVWWPPVAYGTFLCAQYFSFPILAAYWITGLCIWTIVEYGLHRCLFHLDDHLPDNRYAITLHFLLHGIHHYLPMDRLRLVMPPTLFIVLATPFWHLAHTVFFYDWYAAVAVYCGGIFGYTMYDMTHYFLHHKNLPAYYRELKKYHLQHHFMDYENGFGVTSRFWDRIFKTELPPPPTPKVLKTT, encoded by the coding sequence ATGCCGGGACGAACGCTCCCAACGCTGCCTTCTGCGGAAGTCGCGGCACATAACACATCCAAGTCATGCTATGTCACGGTTGGAACGAAGGTCTACGACATAACGCCATTCCTCGAAGACCACCCTGGAGGTGGCGACTTGATCGTGGAGTATGGCGGCAAGGACGTCAAGGAGATAATGCAAGACGAAGTGTCGCACGCGCATAGTGAAAGCGCATGGGAGATTCTGGACGACCATCTCATCGGCTTCGTTGCGACGGACAAGGTACTGGAAGCTGTGAAGGAAGGCAACGACCCGTTCGCTGTTCTCCTGATGGAGCCGACGTCGAAGGGCATGAAAGACCTGGAGCAAGCGGGCAACGGTGCCGCCGCAGAGGTCAAAGCAAGAGATCAGGTCGTGGCCAATGGCGAGGGCGAACACAAACCAGTCTTCGAGTCGACAGGCATGAGCTCAGAGGAGGACCTGAACAAAGAGACGGACCCATCATCAGACTACAAGAAGCACAAGTTTCTGGACTTGAACAAGCCGCTGCTGATGCAAGTCTTCCTGGGGAACTTCAGTAAGAAGTTTTACTTGGAGCAAGTTCACCGGCCCAGACACTACAAAGGAGGAGACAGTGCACCACTTTTTGGAAACTTTCTCGAGCCACTATCGAAGACGCCATGGTGGATTGTACCAACGGTGTGGTGGCCGCCTGTTGCCTACGGAACCTTCCTCTGTGCGCAGTACTTCAGCTTCCCTATTCTGGCTGCCTACTGGATCACAGGACTTTGCATTTGGACGATAGTCGAGTATGGGCTCCACAGATGCCTGTTCCATCTCGACGACCATCTACCGGACAACAGATACGCAATCACGCTCCACTTCCTCCTTCACGGCATCCACCACTACTTGCCAATGGACAGACTGAGACTTGTGATGCCACCAACTCTATTCATCGTCCTCGCGACGCCCTTCTGGCATCTAGCCCACACCGTCTTCTTCTATGACTGGTACGCCGCAGTAGCCGTCTACTGCGGCGGCATCTTTGGCTACACGATGTACGACATGACGCACTATTTCCTTCACCACAAGAACCTCCCAGCCTACTACCGCGAGCTGAAGAAGTACCACCTACAGCACCACTTCATGGACTACGAGAATGGCTTTGGCGTCACCAGCCGCTTCTGGGACAGAATCTTCAAGACAGAGCTGCCGCCCCCACCTACGCCCAAGGTTCTGAAGACGACTTGA